From a region of the Paenibacillus segetis genome:
- a CDS encoding formate--tetrahydrofolate ligase, translated as MKPIIEIARSFGINEDHLELYGKYKCKLDLSLGEELQDGPDGKLVLVTAMNPTPAGEGKTLTTIGLAQALNAIGEPTIAALREPSLGPCFGMKGGATGSNKAQIIPSEDINLHFTGDIHAITSAHNLLSAMIDNHIFQGNALRINPQRILWKRAMDMNDRSLRNIVTGLGSGNGVVQETGFMITTASEIMAVLCLSQDLIDLEQRLGQMLVAYNESGEVVTASQLGAVGAMVVLLKDAIKPNLVQTIEGTPVVVHGGPFANIAHGCSSVIGTKLSLKLAKVVVTEAGFGADLGAEKFFDIKCRQAGLIPSASVLVVTVKALKYNGGASKLELDQPNQQALELGLPNMKRHIENIQKFGVPVMVVINHFASDLMEELDLVIDYCRSLGVKVEISKVWAEGSQGGLGVAKTLTEILNQENANFSTLYPDNMDTQTKIEQIVREIYRGAEVSFSPAAVRSMNEIERLGFRSLPVCMAKTPYSFSDQPSLLGAPEGFTLHVRAVSVSAGAGFIVVHTGNIVTMPGLPKSPAAEQVYLDEQGEVVGLE; from the coding sequence ATGAAGCCTATTATTGAGATTGCACGTTCTTTTGGTATTAATGAGGATCATCTGGAGTTGTACGGCAAGTATAAGTGTAAATTAGATTTATCCCTCGGAGAAGAGTTACAAGATGGGCCGGACGGGAAGCTAGTTCTAGTTACGGCGATGAACCCCACGCCTGCTGGCGAAGGGAAAACATTGACGACTATAGGGCTGGCACAGGCGCTAAATGCAATAGGAGAACCTACGATAGCAGCGCTTAGAGAACCATCGCTGGGTCCTTGCTTTGGGATGAAGGGTGGAGCAACTGGAAGCAATAAGGCGCAAATTATCCCCTCAGAGGATATAAACCTTCATTTTACTGGTGATATTCATGCGATAACCTCAGCTCACAATTTGCTCTCAGCAATGATTGATAATCATATTTTTCAAGGGAATGCATTACGGATAAATCCACAACGAATTTTGTGGAAACGCGCGATGGATATGAATGATCGAAGCTTGCGCAACATTGTGACAGGTCTTGGTAGTGGAAATGGAGTAGTCCAAGAGACCGGATTTATGATTACGACAGCATCTGAGATTATGGCAGTTCTATGCCTAAGTCAGGACTTGATTGATCTTGAGCAGCGGCTAGGGCAAATGCTGGTTGCCTATAACGAGTCTGGTGAAGTGGTGACAGCTTCTCAGCTTGGTGCAGTAGGTGCAATGGTCGTACTCCTTAAGGATGCAATCAAACCTAATTTAGTTCAAACAATAGAAGGCACCCCTGTAGTAGTTCATGGCGGCCCTTTCGCTAATATTGCTCATGGGTGCAGCAGTGTTATTGGAACGAAGCTCTCTTTGAAGTTAGCTAAAGTTGTCGTGACAGAGGCGGGTTTTGGAGCTGATTTGGGCGCTGAGAAATTTTTCGATATAAAATGTCGTCAAGCTGGTCTGATTCCATCCGCGTCTGTCCTTGTAGTAACAGTAAAAGCCCTTAAATATAACGGTGGAGCTTCCAAGTTGGAACTCGATCAACCAAATCAGCAGGCACTTGAATTAGGTCTACCGAATATGAAACGTCATATTGAAAATATACAAAAGTTCGGGGTACCTGTTATGGTTGTCATTAATCACTTTGCATCGGATCTTATGGAAGAGCTTGATCTGGTTATCGATTACTGTAGATCACTGGGTGTTAAGGTGGAGATTTCGAAAGTTTGGGCTGAAGGTAGTCAAGGTGGACTGGGTGTAGCTAAGACACTTACCGAGATACTGAACCAAGAAAACGCTAATTTTTCTACTTTGTATCCAGACAACATGGATACACAAACAAAGATTGAGCAAATTGTACGTGAAATTTATCGCGGAGCTGAAGTATCATTCTCTCCTGCCGCCGTTCGGAGTATGAACGAGATCGAACGTCTTGGATTTAGATCATTGCCTGTTTGTATGGCCAAGACACCGTATTCATTCTCTGATCAACCAAGTTTATTAGGTGCTCCGGAAGGATTCACTTTGCATGTTAGGGCGGTTTCCGTATCTGCGGGAGCTGGTTTTATCGTTGTTCATACTGGAAACATTGTAACCATGCCAGGATTGCCTAAGTCTCCAGCTGCCGAGCAGGTTTATCTGGATGAACAAGGTGAAGTTGTTGGTTTGGAATAG